Proteins encoded in a region of the Nicotiana tomentosiformis chromosome 9, ASM39032v3, whole genome shotgun sequence genome:
- the LOC104120082 gene encoding CASP-like protein 1E2: protein METESNMNGGGRKVVGVANKQIIRWTDFGLRFLAFVLTLVAAIVLGVDKQTTVVAVQLVPTLPAINVRATAKWHHMSAFVYFVIVNAIACAYAVISLVLSLANRGKKKGLSLMIILLDLITVALLFSGGGAALAVGLIGYKGNSHVRWTKVCDKFDRFCGQVAAAIVISLLGSALFLLLVLLAVLNLHKNRRL from the exons ATGGAGACAGAGAGCAATATGAATGGAGGAGGTAGAAAGGTAGTTGGGGTGGCTAATAAGCAAATCATAAGATGGACAGACTTTGGTTTGAGGTTTTTAGCCTTTGTACTTACACTTGTAGCTGCCATTGTTCTCGGAGTTGACAAACAGACTACCGTTGTTGCTGTCCAGTTAGTCCCCACATTACCGGCGATTAATGTTCGGGCTACTGCTAAGTGGCATCATATGTCGGCCTTTGT GTACTTTGTGATTGTGAATGCAATAGCATGTGCATATGCAGTTATATCCTTAGTCCTTTCATTGGCAAATAGGGGGAAAAAGAAAGGTCTCTCCTTAATGATCATTCTCTTGGACCTAATCACGGTGGCGCTGCTCTTCTCCGGTGGTGGTGCCGCCTTGGCCGTCGGCCTCATCGGATACAAAGGGAACTCCCACGTCCGATGGACCAAGGTGTGCGACAAGTTTGATAGGTTCTGTGGTCAAGTTGCGGCGGCCATTGTTATTTCCCTTCTTGGTTCCGCCTTGTTTTTGTTGTTGGTGTTGCTTGCTGTGTTGAACCTTCATAAGAACAGGCGTCTTTAG
- the LOC104120081 gene encoding transcription factor bHLH67-like — MWQEMMREETEEEEIERLFMGVMEGYKDTCIPPLTDVSTTNAMVGCSSLNYGKRQRKEGPINENESINIQKGREGRRKMAEMYSVLQSLVPTLSHVHKETRENIVAESTDYIKRLEQEIVRLENLKKSFLGELVVDKPALSQCRNRVSSVNVTVSKGLAFFGIQFQLSQGLLTKIFGVLDKHQAEVLAANISVSDHRIAILTITVMIGHNKSDIVENIQRELLLI, encoded by the exons ATGTGGCAAGAAATGATGAGAGAAGAAACAGAAGAGGAAGAAATAGAGAGATTATTTATGGGTGTAATGGAAGGGTACAAAGATACTTGCATTCCACCATTGACTGATGTTTCTACTACGAATGCGATGGTGGGTTGTAGCTCATTAAATTATGGGAAAAGGCAGAGAAAAGAAGGTCCTATTAATGAGAATGAGAGTATTAATATACAGAAGGGACGTGAGGGAAGAAGGAAAATGGCTGAGATGTATTCTGTTCTTCAATCTTTGGTCCCTACTCTCTCCCACGTCCATAAG GAAACAAGAGAGAACATTGTAGCAGAGTCTACAGATTACATCAAGCGCCTAGAGCAAGAAATAGTAAGGTTGGAGAATTTGAAGAAGTCATTTTTGGGAGAATTGGTGGTTGATAAACCAGCTTTATCTCAATGCAGAAACAGGGTTTCCTCTGTTAATGTTACTGTCTCGAAAGGATTAGCATTTTTTGGGATCCAATTTCAGCTAAGTCAAGGGCTGCTGACCAAGATTTTCGGTGTTCTTGACAAGCATCAGGCTGAAGTTTTGGCTGCTAATATCTCTGTAAGTGACCATCGGATAGCGATACTAACAATCACAGTAATGATAGGACATAACAAAAGCGATATCGTAGAGAATATTCAGAGAGAATTACTTCTTATTTAG